GTGGTAATGGCAGTGGCTCAATTATTGATCCCAAGGGCTTGGTTTTGACTAATGCCCATGTAGTACGTGGCTCCACCACAGTAAATGTGATCCTGAGTGATAAGCGCCAATTTCGTGGGGTTGTCATTGCTAGCAGTCGCAATCCTGATCTTGCCATGATCAGACTAGAGGGCGTAACCACAAACCTCCCGACAATTCAAATTGCATCTTCCAATGGAATTCAAGTGGGGCAGAGAGCTTTTGCGATCGGTAATCCCTTCGGCCGTTTTGCAGGAACATTGACCACAGGGATCATTAGTCGCATTGACAGCGATCGCAAGTTATTGCAAACAGATGCGGCTCTAAACCCTGGGAATTCGGGGGGGGCCTTGCTGAACAGTCGTGCCGAACTAGTGGGAGTAAATACTGCTATTTTTACCACTAGTTCAGTCAATAGTGGCATTGGTTTAGCGATCGAGGCTGACACCGTTAAGCAATTTATTGCCGCAGTTCAACAAGGGACGATCGCGAATAATCCCACTCCTGCTGTTGCCAGTCCTACTGTTCTTAATCTTGATGGCAATGCGATCGCCTCAGTCTTAACAGCTTCAGACAATACTTTGCCCGATGGCAGCTATTACAAAGCCTATCAATTTCAAGGTAAAGCAGGACAATCATTAGTGATTGAAATGCGTGGTAATGGGATTGATCCCTATCTAGTTTTATTTGACTCAACAGGGCGCAAAATTGCGGAGGATGATGATGGCGGTGGCGGTAAGAATGCTCGGATTGCGGTTACTTTACCCAGTACTGGTAAATATACTCTCTATGCCAACTCCTATGAAGTCGGACAAACTGGCTCTTTCACGATCGCAGGTCGGCTGAGTAATAACTTCACTTCTCAATCACCAATTGAACCAACAGACGATCTCCGCATCATTTTACAGAAAAATGGAATATTAGGAACTCAGAGTCGAGTCTATGCTAAAGATGGTAGTCTCTTTGATGCTTTTAGTTTTAATGGTCTAGCAGGTCAAGTTGTTCAAATTGAACTTGTCAGTTCTGATTTTCATCCCTATTTAGTTTTATTTGCACCAGACAGCAGGGTATTGCAAGAAAACAATGGGTTACCCAGTCGTAAAAATGCCTCAATGACGCTCGAATTGCCTGTTACAGGAACCTATCGCACGATCGTTAATGCTTTTGATCCCAATGGCAAAGGTGCATACAAACTTATAGTCAAAACAGTTAGATAAAAGCCCTGCACTCAGGTGCGGGGTAAGAGCTAAAACCCGTTGAAACGGGTTAATTGAACTTATTCCGTAGTCCACTTCA
The sequence above is a segment of the Pseudanabaena sp. BC1403 genome. Coding sequences within it:
- a CDS encoding trypsin-like peptidase domain-containing protein; its protein translation is MKQGLIKFLAASLILCGGVSAIATFPLVAPPPANAQDEDTNIRVYKQASPAVVSIQSRSGNGSGSIIDPKGLVLTNAHVVRGSTTVNVILSDKRQFRGVVIASSRNPDLAMIRLEGVTTNLPTIQIASSNGIQVGQRAFAIGNPFGRFAGTLTTGIISRIDSDRKLLQTDAALNPGNSGGALLNSRAELVGVNTAIFTTSSVNSGIGLAIEADTVKQFIAAVQQGTIANNPTPAVASPTVLNLDGNAIASVLTASDNTLPDGSYYKAYQFQGKAGQSLVIEMRGNGIDPYLVLFDSTGRKIAEDDDGGGGKNARIAVTLPSTGKYTLYANSYEVGQTGSFTIAGRLSNNFTSQSPIEPTDDLRIILQKNGILGTQSRVYAKDGSLFDAFSFNGLAGQVVQIELVSSDFHPYLVLFAPDSRVLQENNGLPSRKNASMTLELPVTGTYRTIVNAFDPNGKGAYKLIVKTVR